One Streptomyces sp. NBC_01217 genomic region harbors:
- a CDS encoding TOMM precursor leader peptide-binding protein yields MPVETPVREQGRAVDSTAAFAALLHDALALIRRGTPPPLDVAPLGTYDAFADGAAATGAPAGAVPVRLYGRHAVVGPFAPPVHAHAGRRQPCAHCLERRWQAVRSIALREALELGAGTRAAGESPHLTPFAAHALAGVVAARLGGTGPETGALSAVHLVDLAALTVRHYPLVPDPECPRCGVPEPDTDEAATLALRPAPKHRPGSFRVRSIEEYELPVEPYANPVCGSLGPSVVQDVSSTSTSATIGCFSLRSGEYLRETFWGGHADTFAESVRIGVLEGLERYAGMRPRSRKARTRDSLNALRARGEHALDPRVCGLYSDAFHRANPRVTPFTPDRAIPWVRGWSLREGRTVLVPEVLTYYHAPGLENRFVQESSNGCASGGCLEEAVYFGLMEVVERDAFLLAWYGRASLPEIDPRTSRRPATRQMVDRLEMYGYEARFFDTRISFPVPVVTGVAVRRDGGPGLMCFGAGAGLDPEAALAGALCEIATDAVNLRRRTERDEERLRAMAHDFDRVEALHDHPLVYGIPEMGRHAHFLTGGPGEPRPPLRTFDQLYGDGSVLPVSDDLRDDLTRCVDAVTAAGFDVIVVDQTMPAQRELGLTTVGVLVPGLLPIDFGWTRQRALGMDRLRTALREAGLRERDLTDADLNPAPHPFP; encoded by the coding sequence ATGCCCGTTGAGACCCCGGTGCGCGAACAGGGCCGGGCGGTGGACTCCACGGCCGCGTTCGCGGCGCTCCTCCACGACGCGCTGGCCCTGATCCGCCGCGGCACCCCGCCACCGCTGGACGTGGCGCCGCTCGGCACGTACGACGCCTTCGCGGACGGGGCCGCGGCCACCGGCGCCCCGGCGGGAGCCGTGCCCGTACGGCTCTACGGACGGCACGCCGTCGTCGGCCCGTTCGCACCGCCCGTACACGCGCACGCAGGCCGGAGGCAGCCCTGTGCCCACTGTCTCGAAAGGCGCTGGCAGGCGGTCCGCTCCATCGCGCTGCGCGAGGCGCTGGAGCTCGGTGCGGGCACCCGGGCGGCCGGGGAGTCCCCCCACCTCACCCCGTTCGCCGCACACGCGCTCGCCGGGGTCGTCGCCGCCCGGCTCGGCGGCACGGGGCCGGAGACCGGCGCCCTGTCCGCCGTACACCTGGTGGACCTCGCTGCCCTGACGGTCCGCCACTACCCGCTCGTCCCCGACCCCGAGTGCCCGCGCTGCGGGGTGCCGGAGCCGGACACCGACGAGGCCGCCACGCTCGCCCTGCGCCCGGCTCCCAAGCACCGGCCCGGCAGCTTCCGGGTCAGGTCCATCGAGGAGTACGAGCTGCCCGTCGAGCCGTACGCCAACCCGGTGTGCGGCTCGCTCGGCCCCTCCGTCGTCCAGGACGTCTCCTCCACCTCCACCTCCGCCACCATCGGCTGCTTCTCCCTGCGCTCGGGGGAGTATCTGCGCGAGACCTTCTGGGGCGGCCACGCCGACACCTTCGCCGAGAGCGTGCGCATCGGTGTGCTCGAAGGGCTTGAGCGGTACGCGGGCATGCGCCCCCGGTCCCGGAAGGCGCGGACACGGGACTCCCTGAACGCCCTGCGCGCCCGCGGCGAGCACGCGCTCGACCCGCGGGTGTGCGGGCTGTACTCGGACGCCTTCCACCGCGCCAACCCCCGCGTCACCCCGTTCACCCCGGACCGCGCGATCCCGTGGGTGCGGGGCTGGTCCCTGCGCGAGGGCCGCACGGTCCTGGTGCCCGAGGTCCTCACGTACTACCACGCACCAGGCCTGGAGAACCGCTTCGTCCAGGAGAGCTCCAACGGCTGCGCCTCCGGGGGCTGTCTGGAGGAGGCCGTCTACTTCGGGCTCATGGAGGTCGTCGAGCGCGACGCGTTCCTGCTCGCCTGGTACGGGCGGGCATCCCTGCCGGAGATCGATCCGCGCACCAGCCGCCGCCCGGCCACCCGGCAGATGGTCGACCGGCTGGAGATGTACGGCTACGAGGCCCGTTTCTTCGACACCCGGATCTCCTTCCCGGTCCCGGTCGTCACGGGGGTCGCCGTGCGCAGGGACGGCGGCCCGGGGCTGATGTGCTTCGGCGCGGGCGCCGGACTGGACCCGGAGGCGGCCCTGGCCGGTGCGCTGTGCGAGATCGCCACCGACGCGGTCAACCTGCGCCGGCGCACCGAGCGCGACGAGGAGCGGCTGCGCGCCATGGCGCACGACTTCGACCGCGTCGAGGCGCTGCACGACCACCCCCTGGTCTACGGCATCCCGGAGATGGGCCGCCACGCGCACTTCCTGACCGGCGGACCGGGAGAGCCGCGCCCGCCGCTGCGGACCTTCGACCAGCTGTACGGGGACGGGTCCGTGCTGCCCGTCTCCGACGACCTGCGGGACGACCTGACCCGCTGCGTCGACGCCGTCACCGCCGCCGGATTCGATGTGATCGTCGTCGACCAGACCATGCCGGCCCAGCGCGAGCTGGGACTGACCACGGTCGGCGTCCTCGTGCCCGGGCTGCTGCCGATCGACTTCGGCTGGACCCGGCAGCGCGCCCTCGGCATGGACCGGCTGCGCACCGCACTGCGCGAGGCCGGGCTGCGCGAGCGCGATCTCACCGACGCCGACCTCAACCCCGCCCCGCACCCCTTCCCATGA
- a CDS encoding type II toxin-antitoxin system Phd/YefM family antitoxin, translating to MEAARQYNVHEAKTHFSRILQQVETGEEVVISRAGKPIAKVVPLHPKVDRTDYGVLRGQIHIAEDFDDLPDDIADAFGMRG from the coding sequence GTGGAAGCAGCGCGGCAGTACAACGTGCACGAGGCCAAGACCCACTTCTCCCGGATACTGCAACAGGTCGAGACCGGTGAAGAGGTCGTGATCAGCAGGGCGGGCAAGCCCATCGCCAAGGTCGTACCGCTGCATCCGAAGGTCGACCGGACCGACTACGGGGTGCTCCGGGGGCAGATCCACATCGCCGAGGACTTCGACGACCTTCCCGACGACATCGCCGATGCCTTCGGGATGCGCGGATGA
- a CDS encoding type II toxin-antitoxin system VapC family toxin, whose translation MKLLLDTRVVLWWLDASPELSNDLKDLLRTEPEVYISAVTPWEIAIKQGLGKLEGSGDLAERARDMQFTTLAITAAHGVRAGRLPQIHRDPFDRVLVAQAQLEAMTLVTRDKWIPKYDVPVMPA comes from the coding sequence ATGAAACTGCTTCTGGACACGCGCGTCGTCCTGTGGTGGCTGGACGCCTCGCCCGAGCTGTCCAACGACCTGAAGGACCTGTTGCGTACCGAACCCGAGGTGTACATCAGCGCTGTGACCCCGTGGGAAATCGCAATCAAACAGGGCCTCGGGAAGCTGGAGGGCTCCGGAGACCTCGCTGAACGCGCGCGGGACATGCAGTTCACCACACTGGCCATCACCGCGGCACACGGCGTTCGCGCCGGACGCCTCCCCCAGATTCACCGAGACCCCTTCGACCGGGTTCTCGTCGCGCAGGCCCAGCTCGAAGCGATGACACTCGTCACCCGCGACAAGTGGATCCCCAAGTACGACGTCCCCGTCATGCCCGCCTGA
- a CDS encoding TOMM precursor leader peptide-binding protein, whose protein sequence is MAETAETAASSVGAVSARTAATATFDALAATRPRIRRDVLFTETPGGVLFHNADGGFHLSGRTAYRFASLVVPHLAGHHRLADICAGFGPGQRAMAAELVKTLYEREFARDVPEESAGPRPVPDEVAERFAAQIAYVDHYADGAPERFARFRATRVAVLGDDETARWCALSLLRNGCARIGTTARSGEVTAEAAGVAARADRIGAGTDAGWAELDGYDVVVVTGAGAGPRTHRLLAAGVPEGRTLIPAWLFGERLVVGPLSTAASTGCWSCALLRLGGNVSAAQAAALWGEAAGATPVSGDELSGPVAAMAGNLIGYEIFRLTTGALPAETDGQILVQDLASLDVVSEPVRPHPRCVRCTAAKASEAAASLPDGLALPVTPTVETAREAEAVVEDLNRIGTALVRPYTGVFSRYDDERLTQTPLKISRVEVALGAGERRRIAAFDVHHLAGARMRALYAAATAYVEHMVPLDTAAGAAVDRTLGPDALTTGGGSGAQPGAWTLATSLIGKEPVRVPAAAVRTFGAHNRGRLHLATAAGAGAGADAREAAGTGLLSALAHDALLRAVRGTTVVSPVAADGDDPELVFLLKSAANLDLAVELLDLGEGERTSAQVVLARESDGAQGRWAVGAGLSRRAAACAALRDLLGQAQLAAEDGEGEADLGDPLVGDLAAGSIAVTGGPVTADGSEATFDAVLDRLRLAGRDALYVPTTPADLAGSLSTARVLLTVDGEGGTDAR, encoded by the coding sequence ATGGCCGAGACTGCCGAGACTGCCGCGAGTTCCGTTGGTGCCGTGAGTGCCCGGACCGCAGCGACCGCGACGTTCGACGCGCTCGCCGCGACCCGGCCGCGCATCCGCCGGGACGTGCTGTTCACCGAGACCCCCGGCGGAGTGCTCTTCCACAACGCCGACGGCGGGTTCCACCTGTCCGGTCGCACCGCCTACCGCTTCGCCTCCCTCGTCGTCCCGCACCTGGCCGGCCACCACCGGCTCGCCGACATCTGCGCGGGCTTCGGACCGGGGCAGCGGGCGATGGCGGCGGAACTGGTCAAGACTCTGTACGAGCGGGAGTTCGCCCGCGACGTGCCGGAGGAATCCGCCGGGCCCCGGCCGGTACCGGACGAGGTGGCGGAGCGGTTCGCAGCCCAGATCGCCTATGTCGACCACTACGCCGACGGCGCGCCGGAGCGCTTCGCCCGCTTCCGCGCCACGCGTGTCGCCGTCCTCGGTGACGACGAGACCGCCCGGTGGTGCGCACTGAGCCTGCTGCGCAACGGGTGCGCGCGGATCGGCACGACCGCGCGGTCGGGCGAGGTCACGGCCGAGGCCGCCGGGGTGGCTGCCCGGGCGGACCGCATCGGCGCCGGTACCGACGCAGGCTGGGCGGAACTCGACGGCTACGACGTCGTAGTGGTGACCGGGGCGGGGGCCGGGCCACGCACCCACCGGCTGCTTGCCGCCGGGGTGCCCGAGGGCCGGACCCTGATCCCCGCCTGGCTGTTCGGCGAGCGTCTGGTCGTCGGCCCGCTCTCCACCGCCGCCTCCACCGGCTGCTGGTCCTGCGCCCTGCTGCGGCTGGGCGGCAATGTCTCCGCCGCGCAGGCCGCCGCGCTCTGGGGGGAGGCGGCGGGCGCCACACCCGTGTCCGGGGACGAACTGTCGGGCCCGGTCGCCGCGATGGCGGGCAACCTCATCGGCTACGAGATCTTCCGCCTCACCACCGGGGCGCTGCCCGCCGAGACGGACGGCCAGATCCTGGTCCAGGACCTGGCCTCGCTGGACGTGGTGTCCGAGCCGGTCCGCCCGCACCCCCGCTGCGTCCGCTGCACGGCCGCGAAGGCGAGTGAGGCGGCGGCCTCGCTGCCGGACGGCCTGGCGCTGCCGGTCACCCCGACCGTGGAGACCGCCCGCGAGGCGGAGGCCGTGGTCGAGGACCTGAACCGGATCGGCACGGCTCTGGTGCGCCCGTACACCGGGGTCTTCAGCCGTTACGACGACGAGCGGCTGACCCAGACCCCGCTGAAGATCAGCCGGGTCGAGGTGGCGCTCGGCGCCGGGGAGCGGCGCCGGATCGCCGCCTTCGACGTGCACCATCTGGCGGGTGCGCGGATGCGGGCGCTGTACGCGGCGGCGACGGCGTACGTCGAGCACATGGTGCCCCTCGACACGGCGGCCGGGGCGGCGGTGGACCGGACCCTGGGCCCGGACGCGCTGACCACCGGCGGCGGGAGCGGCGCACAGCCGGGTGCCTGGACCCTCGCGACCTCGCTGATCGGCAAGGAACCGGTCAGGGTGCCGGCCGCGGCCGTGCGGACCTTCGGGGCGCACAACCGGGGCCGCCTCCACCTCGCGACGGCCGCGGGTGCGGGCGCGGGCGCCGACGCGCGGGAGGCGGCGGGCACCGGTCTGCTGTCGGCGCTGGCGCACGACGCGCTGCTGCGGGCGGTCCGGGGCACGACGGTGGTGAGCCCCGTCGCCGCCGACGGCGACGACCCGGAGCTGGTGTTCCTGCTGAAGTCCGCGGCCAACCTGGACCTCGCGGTGGAACTGCTGGACCTGGGGGAGGGGGAGCGCACCTCGGCCCAGGTGGTGCTGGCCCGGGAGTCCGACGGCGCGCAGGGGCGTTGGGCGGTCGGTGCGGGTCTGTCGCGCCGGGCGGCGGCCTGCGCCGCGCTGCGGGACCTGCTCGGGCAGGCGCAGCTGGCCGCCGAGGACGGGGAAGGGGAGGCCGACCTCGGCGACCCGCTGGTCGGTGATCTCGCGGCCGGGAGCATCGCGGTGACGGGCGGCCCGGTCACGGCGGACGGGTCCGAGGCGACGTTCGACGCGGTGCTCGACCGGCTGCGGCTCGCCGGGCGCGACGCCCTGTACGTGCCGACCACGCCGGCCGATCTCGCCGGTTCCCTCAGCACCGCCCGGGTGCTGCTCACCGTGGACGGCGAGGGCGGAACCGATGCCCGTTGA
- a CDS encoding BTAD domain-containing putative transcriptional regulator has translation MRFQLLGPLTLADGPETVVLPPSKPTILLAALLLHANAVVSADYLQRAVWGEEQPATAKAALQTCVLRLRRLFTKHGVTQTSIEAVPGGYRITAGPHSLDLLGFRDQVRRAVVLSEDPEAELGTLRDALSLWQGSLLANVRSDVLHRDEVPRLAEERLRSVERVCDLLLGMGRYGEALVELWTATRVYPGHERLHEQLIEALYRTGRQTQALAEYRRVKGFLLDELGVDPSPALQQLELAILRGEEPGAADGRGSQLPRAVARVVEGSRVVEGEVVVAKDAGVPGPPSPSRVTSVEPPAAVPAVPNFTGRDAGTAAMVARLTAPDAPGEGGRQPLTVLVSGAPGIGKSALAHHVAHLVRDSFPAGRLLVRMTRPDGEPRGAADVAAEVAAALATGSGPADGRTLLVLDDVVDADQVRPLLPLVAQAQGAVIVTSRMGLAGLIATHGGWVHRLSAFTGAESYALLESVLGTERVEAEPDAARRLTALCGHFPLALRILTARLLTRPGLRLADAVGWLGEDPLARLTLTDSPDLSVTARVDGALNRLDPRLSEAFLRLAAAPGDAFTAEDVPAVTEAVLERLADAGLLEDGPPGPYRIHELLRAYVRRTDQERIRRTEKV, from the coding sequence ATGCGGTTTCAGCTGCTCGGGCCGCTGACCCTCGCGGACGGCCCCGAAACCGTCGTGCTCCCGCCGTCGAAACCGACGATCCTGCTGGCCGCGCTTCTCCTGCACGCCAATGCGGTCGTGTCCGCCGACTACCTCCAGCGGGCCGTGTGGGGCGAGGAGCAGCCGGCCACCGCCAAGGCCGCGCTCCAGACCTGCGTGCTGCGGCTGCGCCGGCTCTTCACCAAGCACGGAGTGACGCAGACCTCGATCGAGGCGGTGCCCGGCGGTTACCGGATCACCGCGGGACCGCACTCCCTCGATCTGCTCGGTTTCCGGGACCAGGTGCGCCGGGCGGTGGTGCTGTCGGAGGATCCGGAGGCGGAACTCGGCACGCTCAGGGACGCGTTGTCCCTCTGGCAGGGCTCGCTGCTGGCCAATGTGCGCTCCGACGTGCTGCACCGGGACGAGGTGCCGCGCCTCGCGGAGGAGCGGCTGCGCAGCGTGGAGCGGGTCTGCGATCTGCTGCTGGGGATGGGGCGTTACGGAGAGGCCCTCGTCGAACTGTGGACGGCTACGCGCGTATACCCGGGCCATGAGCGGCTCCACGAGCAGCTGATCGAGGCGCTCTACCGCACGGGACGGCAGACCCAGGCACTCGCGGAGTACCGCAGGGTCAAGGGGTTCCTGCTGGACGAGCTGGGTGTCGACCCCTCACCCGCCCTCCAGCAGCTGGAGCTCGCGATCCTGCGCGGCGAGGAGCCGGGGGCGGCGGACGGGCGCGGCTCTCAGCTGCCCCGTGCCGTCGCCCGGGTCGTGGAGGGCTCCCGGGTCGTGGAAGGGGAGGTGGTTGTTGCCAAGGACGCCGGGGTTCCGGGTCCGCCGTCCCCCTCCAGGGTCACGTCCGTGGAGCCGCCCGCGGCCGTCCCGGCTGTACCGAACTTCACCGGGCGGGACGCCGGTACCGCCGCGATGGTTGCCCGGCTCACTGCCCCCGACGCACCCGGCGAGGGCGGCCGCCAGCCGCTCACCGTCCTGGTGTCGGGCGCGCCCGGCATCGGCAAGTCGGCCCTCGCCCACCATGTCGCGCACCTGGTGCGCGACAGCTTCCCGGCCGGCCGGCTGCTCGTCCGGATGACCCGGCCCGACGGCGAACCCCGCGGCGCCGCCGATGTCGCGGCCGAGGTGGCGGCGGCCCTCGCAACCGGATCCGGACCGGCGGACGGGCGGACCCTGCTCGTCCTCGACGACGTGGTGGACGCCGACCAGGTGCGCCCGCTGCTGCCCCTTGTCGCACAGGCGCAGGGCGCGGTGATCGTCACCAGCCGGATGGGGCTCGCCGGGCTCATCGCCACGCACGGCGGCTGGGTGCACCGGCTCTCCGCGTTCACCGGGGCGGAGTCGTACGCGCTGCTGGAGTCCGTGCTCGGCACCGAACGCGTCGAGGCGGAACCGGACGCCGCGCGCCGGCTCACCGCGCTGTGCGGTCACTTCCCGCTCGCGCTGCGCATCCTGACGGCCCGGCTGCTGACCCGGCCCGGGCTCCGGCTCGCCGACGCCGTCGGCTGGCTGGGCGAGGACCCGCTCGCCCGGCTCACCCTCACCGACTCCCCGGACCTCTCCGTGACGGCCCGTGTCGACGGTGCGCTGAACCGGCTCGACCCGCGCCTGTCCGAGGCGTTCCTGCGGCTCGCGGCGGCCCCCGGGGACGCCTTCACGGCCGAGGACGTACCCGCCGTCACCGAAGCGGTACTGGAGCGGCTGGCCGACGCCGGACTGCTGGAGGACGGCCCGCCGGGCCCGTACCGCATCCATGAACTGCTCCGCGCCTACGTACGAAGAACCGACCAGGAACGCATCCGCCGCACAGAGAAGGTGTGA
- a CDS encoding ABC transporter permease — protein MTVWKTSRRNFFAHKGRMALSAVAVLLSVAFVCGTLVFTDTMNTTFDKLFAATSADVTVSPRSAEDDEQLPQNGKPVTLPASTVEQVGRATGVKAAEGAVTSMSVTVVDSHDKNMGSTTGAPTIAGNWTKNDLRSMEITSGHAPRGPTEVMVDADTADKHHLKIGDELRTIAATGDINAKISGIATFKVTNPGAAIVYFDTATAQTKLLGRPDVFSLISVTADSGVTDAQLKRNVATALGDTSAYKLQTQKEAAAANKDSMGSFLDVMKYAMLGFAGIAFLVGIFLIVNTFSMLVAQRTREIGLMRAIGSSRRQVNRSVLIEALFLGILGSVLGVGAGVGLAVGLMKLMGAMGMDLSTKDLTVAWTTPVVGLALGIVVTVVAAYIPARRAGKISPMAALRDAGTPADGRAGRVRAAIGLVLTLGGGAALYTATRADKASEGSLFLGAGVVLTLIGFIVIGPLLAGFVVRVLSAVLLRMFGPVGRLAERNALRNPRRTGATGAALMIGLALVACLSVVGSSMVASATEELDKSVGADFIVQATGGVPTLIVDQAVKSLESAPDIEHFTSYKVVDAKLTAPDGSTEDEGLVAADPTYKDDVRRETVSGNLADAYGKDAMSVGDGYATRHHIEVGDRITVAFKGGESAKLKVAAITSDDVNIDKGAMYMNIATAAKYVPADTLPENMIMFAKAADGKEKEAYAALKDALVKYPQYEVKNQADFKQQLKDQIGQLLNIVYGLLALAIIVAVLGVVNTLALSVVERTREIGLMRAIGLSRRQLRRMIRLESVVIAVFGALLGLGLGMGWGTAAQKLLALEGLGVLEIPWPTILTVFVASAFVGLFAALVPAFRAGRMNVLNAIATE, from the coding sequence ATGACCGTCTGGAAGACATCGAGGCGCAACTTCTTCGCGCACAAGGGACGCATGGCGCTCTCCGCCGTCGCGGTCCTGCTGTCGGTGGCGTTCGTGTGCGGCACGCTCGTCTTCACCGACACCATGAACACCACGTTCGACAAGCTCTTCGCCGCGACATCGGCCGATGTCACCGTGAGCCCCAGGAGCGCCGAGGACGACGAGCAGCTCCCGCAGAACGGCAAGCCCGTCACGCTCCCCGCCTCGACCGTCGAGCAGGTCGGCCGGGCCACCGGTGTGAAGGCCGCCGAGGGCGCGGTCACCAGCATGTCCGTCACCGTCGTCGACAGCCACGACAAGAACATGGGCTCGACGACGGGTGCCCCGACGATCGCGGGCAACTGGACGAAGAACGACCTGCGTTCGATGGAGATCACCTCCGGCCACGCACCGCGCGGCCCGACCGAGGTCATGGTCGACGCCGACACCGCCGACAAGCACCATCTGAAGATCGGCGACGAGCTGCGCACCATCGCCGCCACCGGCGACATCAACGCGAAGATCAGCGGCATCGCCACCTTCAAGGTCACCAACCCCGGCGCGGCGATCGTCTACTTCGACACCGCCACCGCGCAGACGAAGCTGCTCGGCAGGCCCGACGTCTTCAGCCTCATCTCCGTCACCGCCGACTCCGGCGTCACCGACGCCCAGCTGAAGCGGAACGTCGCCACGGCGCTCGGCGACACCTCCGCGTACAAGCTCCAGACCCAGAAGGAGGCCGCGGCCGCCAACAAGGACTCGATGGGCTCCTTCCTCGACGTCATGAAGTACGCGATGCTCGGCTTCGCCGGGATCGCCTTCCTCGTCGGCATCTTCCTGATCGTCAACACCTTCTCGATGCTGGTCGCCCAGCGCACCCGTGAGATCGGCCTGATGCGGGCCATCGGCTCCAGCCGCAGGCAGGTCAACAGGTCCGTGCTGATCGAGGCGCTGTTCCTCGGAATCCTCGGCTCCGTCCTCGGCGTCGGAGCCGGGGTCGGCCTCGCCGTCGGCCTGATGAAGCTCATGGGTGCCATGGGCATGGACCTGTCCACCAAGGACCTCACGGTCGCCTGGACGACCCCGGTGGTCGGCCTCGCGCTCGGCATCGTCGTCACCGTCGTCGCCGCGTACATCCCCGCCCGCCGGGCCGGGAAGATCTCCCCGATGGCCGCCCTGCGCGACGCCGGAACTCCGGCGGACGGCCGCGCCGGACGGGTCCGGGCCGCGATCGGACTGGTCCTCACCCTCGGCGGAGGCGCCGCGCTCTACACCGCGACGCGGGCCGACAAGGCGAGCGAGGGCTCGCTCTTCCTCGGCGCCGGCGTGGTCCTCACCCTGATCGGCTTCATCGTGATCGGCCCGCTGCTGGCCGGCTTCGTGGTCCGGGTGCTCAGCGCGGTCCTGCTGCGGATGTTCGGCCCCGTCGGACGGCTCGCGGAGCGCAACGCCCTGCGCAACCCGCGCCGCACCGGAGCGACCGGCGCCGCCCTGATGATCGGCCTCGCCCTGGTGGCCTGCCTCTCGGTCGTCGGCTCCTCCATGGTCGCCTCGGCCACCGAGGAACTCGACAAGTCGGTCGGCGCGGACTTCATCGTCCAGGCGACCGGCGGCGTGCCCACCCTGATCGTGGACCAGGCCGTCAAGTCCCTGGAATCCGCACCGGACATCGAGCACTTCACCAGCTACAAGGTCGTCGACGCCAAGCTCACCGCCCCCGACGGCTCCACCGAGGACGAGGGCCTGGTCGCCGCCGATCCGACGTACAAGGACGACGTCCGCCGCGAGACCGTCTCCGGCAACCTGGCCGACGCCTACGGCAAGGACGCCATGTCCGTCGGCGACGGCTACGCCACCCGCCACCACATCGAGGTCGGTGACCGGATCACCGTCGCGTTCAAGGGCGGTGAGAGCGCGAAGCTGAAGGTCGCCGCGATCACCTCGGACGACGTGAACATCGACAAGGGCGCGATGTACATGAACATCGCGACCGCCGCGAAGTACGTCCCCGCCGACACCCTGCCGGAGAACATGATCATGTTCGCCAAGGCCGCGGACGGCAAGGAGAAGGAGGCGTACGCCGCCCTCAAGGACGCCCTCGTCAAGTACCCGCAGTACGAGGTGAAGAACCAGGCCGACTTCAAGCAGCAGCTGAAGGACCAGATCGGCCAGCTGCTGAACATCGTCTACGGCCTGCTGGCCCTCGCGATCATCGTCGCGGTGCTCGGTGTGGTGAACACCCTCGCCCTGTCGGTGGTCGAACGGACCCGCGAGATCGGCCTGATGCGCGCCATCGGCCTCTCCCGCCGCCAGCTGCGCCGGATGATCCGCCTGGAGTCGGTGGTCATCGCGGTCTTCGGCGCCCTGCTCGGCCTGGGCCTCGGCATGGGCTGGGGCACGGCGGCCCAGAAGCTGCTGGCCCTGGAGGGCCTCGGTGTCCTGGAGATCCCGTGGCCGACGATCCTCACGGTCTTCGTCGCCTCGGCCTTCGTGGGCCTGTTCGCGGCGCTGGTCCCGGCGTTCCGGGCGGGCAGGATGAACGTTCTGAACGCGATCGCCACGGAATAG
- a CDS encoding SagB family peptide dehydrogenase, producing the protein MGYAHDYAAAILRRGRVPMDPADFVPNWSDGPRKAKFYPGVDSLPLPACDYPPHAALDRGLAQDVDEGAEFDLALLSGMLRDSYGLTGRRLGVQANTDLGALPHYPLANWSRGSASGGGLYPVSLYWVSGPSAPVPPGVHYYSTRHHAMQRLLTGDVSGEVREALGDGAPGPDTDQYLILGIKYWQNAFKYNNFSFHAVTMDLGACVQTWRMWAGARGLSVQPALWFDEERLGRLLGVDTAEEGVFAVVPLKWAASVPPVRSAPPAGPVSVRHRDHERSRTVLTFDALRRMQAVTAAGATDRPGPAALDPAVAHPADPARPEVALPSCPPLGTDVRTALRARRSSFGRFDAQRPLEAAQLAACLAASVAGSRIGGDAGGQRLAKLYAFVGHVEGIAPGAYEYDPDAHALRLVKAGGPGEFLQKNYFLANYNLEQAGAVLVPTVRSEAVIDAVGDRGYRVVNATVGAIAQTAYTTASALGIGCGVALGFDNISYIEELSLAGTGEAPLLIMLIGNERPAPADFRYELA; encoded by the coding sequence ATGGGGTACGCCCATGACTATGCAGCCGCGATCCTTCGGCGCGGCCGGGTCCCGATGGACCCCGCCGATTTCGTACCGAACTGGTCCGACGGCCCGCGCAAGGCCAAGTTCTACCCCGGCGTCGACAGCCTGCCGCTGCCCGCCTGCGACTACCCGCCCCACGCGGCACTCGACCGGGGACTCGCCCAGGACGTGGACGAGGGGGCGGAGTTCGACCTCGCGCTGCTCTCCGGGATGCTCCGCGACTCCTACGGGCTGACCGGCCGCCGCCTGGGCGTCCAGGCCAACACCGACCTCGGCGCCCTGCCGCACTACCCGCTCGCCAACTGGTCCCGGGGCTCCGCGTCCGGCGGCGGTCTCTACCCGGTCAGCCTCTACTGGGTGTCCGGGCCGAGCGCTCCCGTACCGCCGGGGGTGCACTACTACTCCACCCGGCACCACGCGATGCAGCGGCTGCTGACCGGCGATGTGTCGGGCGAGGTGCGGGAGGCACTCGGCGACGGGGCGCCGGGTCCGGACACCGACCAGTACCTGATCCTCGGCATCAAGTACTGGCAGAACGCCTTCAAGTACAACAACTTCTCCTTCCACGCCGTGACCATGGACCTCGGGGCGTGCGTCCAGACCTGGCGGATGTGGGCCGGGGCGCGGGGGCTGTCCGTGCAGCCCGCGCTCTGGTTCGACGAGGAGCGGCTCGGACGGCTGCTCGGCGTGGACACGGCGGAGGAGGGCGTCTTCGCCGTCGTACCGCTGAAGTGGGCCGCCTCCGTACCGCCGGTGCGATCCGCGCCGCCCGCCGGTCCGGTCTCCGTGCGCCACCGGGACCATGAGCGTTCGCGTACGGTCCTCACCTTCGACGCGCTCCGGCGGATGCAGGCCGTCACCGCCGCCGGTGCCACCGACCGCCCCGGCCCCGCGGCCCTCGACCCGGCCGTCGCGCACCCCGCCGACCCGGCCCGCCCGGAGGTCGCGCTGCCGTCCTGCCCGCCGCTCGGCACGGACGTACGCACCGCACTGCGCGCCCGCCGCAGCAGCTTCGGCCGCTTCGATGCCCAACGCCCGCTGGAAGCCGCGCAGTTGGCGGCATGTCTGGCGGCCTCCGTGGCCGGTTCGCGGATCGGCGGGGATGCCGGAGGGCAGCGGCTGGCGAAGCTCTACGCGTTCGTCGGCCATGTCGAGGGGATCGCGCCCGGCGCGTACGAGTACGACCCCGACGCGCACGCCCTGCGGCTGGTGAAGGCGGGCGGGCCGGGCGAATTCCTCCAGAAGAACTACTTCCTGGCGAACTACAACCTGGAGCAGGCCGGTGCGGTGCTGGTGCCCACCGTCCGCAGCGAAGCCGTCATCGACGCCGTCGGGGACCGTGGATACCGCGTGGTCAACGCCACTGTCGGGGCGATCGCCCAGACCGCGTACACCACCGCGTCCGCGCTGGGCATCGGCTGCGGGGTGGCGCTCGGCTTCGACAACATCTCGTACATCGAGGAACTCTCCCTCGCCGGGACCGGCGAAGCGCCGCTGCTGATCATGCTGATCGGCAACGAACGGCCCGCCCCGGCCGACTTCCGGTACGAGCTCGCCTGA